Below is a genomic region from Miscanthus floridulus cultivar M001 chromosome 1, ASM1932011v1, whole genome shotgun sequence.
TCCACCGCGCCGGCCACGCGCTCGCTCATGTCGCAGCAGGCCACCACGCGTCCGGCACCGACGCCATGGCCATAGCTCGCTACCCCGTGCCCTCAATGTACTGCGCCAGTGGGCCCCACCCGTCGGGTGCACAGTCAGCATCCGCAGTTTAACGCTAACAGACGGTGATTGGAACCTCACATAAACTGATTAGCAAGTTTAGGGACGACCTTTAACAGGGGAAAGTAAAATTTGCTCTTATGTGCATGAATCTCAGAGCGAATCTAACGGTGCACAGCAGCAGAGCACATGCCCTTGAGGGAAAAAAAAAACTGTCTTCCCTTTAATAGGCACTTTCAAAAGTTTGAGGACCCAGTTGACACATCGCAACAAGTTTAGGGGCCTGAATGTATTTGACTCTCTTAAGACaaactaggtgcttgtttcaaaataaaaaaaaagtattCTTTGTGTTCTAAACAAACGGGCAAATGTGTAATTCATCTACTGGTACAGCACATATGAATCCAGATCAGTTACAAATGGGACCCACCTCATGCGCATTTCCCGTAGTCGAAGGGGAGCTTTGGCCATGCACATAGCGTGGCTAAGATGGACAAGACTTCCATGCTGTATACCACCACTGATGAAAAGGGTGTCGCTAGAGCAAGCTTGTACGTATAACTGGGAAACGCATCCAGCGAGTTTGCCGGACGTCACATGTTCTGCAAAGTGATCTTTGATCTGACATATATCCCCAGGTAACATTGCAACCTGCAACATTGCTCTTAGAACTCCACCTCTCCATTGTTGCAAGAAAGCAAGAAGAAACAACCATGGCGGCGCATGTCCTCGTCGTGCCCTGCCCCACCCAGGGACACATGAACCCCATGGTACAGTTCGCCAAGAGGCTAGCGTCCAAGGGCGTGGCCACCACGCTCGTCACCACCCGCTTCATCCAGAGGACTTCCGGCGTGGACGCGCACCCGGCGATGGTCGAGGCCATCTCCGACGGCCACGACGAGGGAGGGTTCGCGTCAGCCGCGGGCGTCGGCGAGTACCTGGAGAAGCAGGCGGTCACCGCGTCGGCGTCGCTGGCGTCGCTCATCGAGGCGCGCGCGTCGTCGACGGACGCCTTCACGTGCGTCGTGTACGACTCGTACGAGGACTGGGTGCCGCCCGTGGTGCGGCGGATGGGCCTGCCCGCCGTGCCTTTCTCCACGCAGTCGTGCGCGGTCAGCGCCGTGTACTACCACTTCAGCCAGGGGAGACttgccgtgccgccgccgccgccgccgccaccggctgcggacggcggcgacggtggtgCCGCTGCTGCCCAGAGCGAGGCGTTCCTGGGGCTGCCGGAGATGGAGAGGTCGGAGTTCCCGTCGTTCGTGTTCGACCATGGGCCGTATCCGATGATTGCCAAGCAAGCGCTGAAACAGTTCGCTCATGAGGGAAAGGATGATTGGGTGCTGTACAACTCGTTTGAAGATCTGGAAAGCGAGGTTAGTGTTAATCACGAATTGGAAGATTTTGTTTAATTAGTTCAATTCTTTGAAATGGACTAAGGATCTTGAATTCTTGACCACTCGTTCATGTGCCAAGGTTTTGGCTGGACTGACAAACTACATGAAGGCCCGAGCCATCGGTCCGTGCGTGCCGCTGTCCGCCGCTGAAACGGCCGGCGCCACTGGCCGCCGGATCACCTACGGCGCCAACCTGGTGAACCCGGAGGACGCTTGCATCAAGTGGCTAGACACCAAGCCTCACCGCTCCGTGGCCTACGTCTCCTTCGGCAGCTTCGCGTCCCTCGACGCCGCCCAGACGGAGGAGCTCGCCCGCGGCCTCCTCGCCGCCGGCAAGCCTTTCCTGTGGGTGGTGAGGGCCACCGACGAGCACCAGGTCCCACGCCACCTCCTGGACGAGGCGACGGCGTCGGGCGCCGCGATGGTCGTGCCCTGGTGCCCGCAGCTGGACGTGCTGGCTCACCCGGCCGTGGCCTGCTTCGTGACCCACTGTGGCTGGAACTCCACGCTGGAGGCGCTCAGCTTTGGCGTGCCCATGGTGGCGATGGCGCTGTGGACGGACCAGCCGACGAACGCTCGGAACGTCGAGCTCGCCTGGCGCGCCGGTGTGCGCGCGCGCCGCGACGCTGGCGCGGGAATGTTCCTGCGCAGGGAAGTCGAGCGGTGCGTCCGCGCCGTTATGGACGAGGGCGAGGAGGCGTCTGCCATGCGCAACGCGGCGGGGAAATGGAGGGACAAGGCTCGCGCGGTGGTGGCAGCCGGCGGCAGCTCTGACCGGAACCTGGACGAGTTCGTGCACTTTGTGCGCGCCGGCGCCATGGAGAAGTGCAAGGCGCTGGTTTGAAGGGAGGTGAGATTGCAGGGTCCGAGATGTGAGTCATGTGACGAGGCGATGCAAGGGATTGCATAATAATAATACAATTTATATACTTGGGTTGGTTTGGTTTATACGCTTCTTTTGCTTGAAGCTTCTACCATAATAATAATacagtttttattttatttaaaaaagaTACATTTTTTTTTATAGTTTTCCTACATCGTGCCTACGTGAAAATACAGTTTTTATGTGTACGTGGAGAGCTTGCAGAAAAGTATGGATTTATTGCTAGTTAAAGATGAAGAGCGAGATCTCTAAAGTACACATAATAAATAGAGAAACTATCAAAGAGTGAAATATATAGAGATCGATTAATTTTATTCAAAAACTCTCTATATGATGATTTAGAGAACGAGTTGAGGAAGGACTCTTAGAAATACTCTTAGACTTAATTTCATAGACAATACCTTGGCGACATTTATAGACGTGGATGCCCATCTCTGAAAATAAATATGGGTGCCTAGTGCCTTTAAAATTCAATTTTGTAGT
It encodes:
- the LOC136474068 gene encoding indole-3-acetate beta-glucosyltransferase-like, with amino-acid sequence MAAHVLVVPCPTQGHMNPMVQFAKRLASKGVATTLVTTRFIQRTSGVDAHPAMVEAISDGHDEGGFASAAGVGEYLEKQAVTASASLASLIEARASSTDAFTCVVYDSYEDWVPPVVRRMGLPAVPFSTQSCAVSAVYYHFSQGRLAVPPPPPPPPAADGGDGGAAAAQSEAFLGLPEMERSEFPSFVFDHGPYPMIAKQALKQFAHEGKDDWVLYNSFEDLESEVLAGLTNYMKARAIGPCVPLSAAETAGATGRRITYGANLVNPEDACIKWLDTKPHRSVAYVSFGSFASLDAAQTEELARGLLAAGKPFLWVVRATDEHQVPRHLLDEATASGAAMVVPWCPQLDVLAHPAVACFVTHCGWNSTLEALSFGVPMVAMALWTDQPTNARNVELAWRAGVRARRDAGAGMFLRREVERCVRAVMDEGEEASAMRNAAGKWRDKARAVVAAGGSSDRNLDEFVHFVRAGAMEKCKALV